One Streptomyces drozdowiczii DNA segment encodes these proteins:
- a CDS encoding MFS transporter: MPLALLALAIGAFGIGTTEFVVMGLLPEVAAEFQVSIPAAGFLATGYALGVVLGAPLMTALGTRISRKRMLMILMGLFIVGNVVTAAAPVFEVMVVGRVIASLAHGAFFGIGAVVAADLVAPQKKAGAIALMFTGLTVANVVGVPVGTYVGQHAGWRVTFSLVAALGVLGLLGVARLVPEQPRAEGVRLRQEVAAFRNVQVLLAMAMTVLGFGGVFAAITYITPMMTETAGYSTSAVTWLLVLFGLGMVGGNLIGGRYADRRPTLMLAVSLGGLALVLALFTVTSHHKVAAAVTLVLIGAFGFATVPPLQKRVLDQAVDAPTLASAMNIGAFNLGNALAAWLGGLVIGAGLGYTAPNWVGAALAASALLLAFASSALERRTTAPSRLVATHAPEQAAVPEPRS, translated from the coding sequence ATGCCGCTCGCACTCCTCGCCCTGGCCATCGGGGCATTCGGTATCGGGACCACCGAGTTCGTGGTCATGGGGCTGCTTCCCGAGGTGGCCGCCGAGTTCCAGGTGTCCATCCCGGCCGCCGGCTTCCTGGCCACTGGCTACGCGCTCGGCGTCGTGCTCGGGGCGCCGCTGATGACCGCGCTCGGTACGAGAATCAGCCGCAAGCGGATGCTGATGATCCTCATGGGCCTGTTCATCGTCGGCAATGTGGTCACCGCGGCCGCCCCCGTCTTCGAAGTGATGGTCGTCGGCCGTGTGATCGCCTCGCTCGCCCACGGTGCCTTCTTCGGCATCGGAGCGGTCGTGGCGGCCGATCTGGTCGCCCCGCAGAAGAAGGCGGGTGCCATCGCCCTGATGTTCACCGGACTCACCGTCGCCAACGTCGTCGGGGTGCCGGTGGGCACCTACGTCGGGCAGCACGCCGGCTGGCGGGTCACGTTCTCCCTCGTTGCCGCGCTCGGCGTGCTCGGTCTGCTCGGCGTCGCCCGGCTCGTTCCCGAACAGCCCCGCGCCGAGGGTGTCAGGCTGCGGCAGGAAGTCGCCGCCTTCCGTAATGTGCAGGTCCTGCTCGCCATGGCGATGACGGTCCTCGGATTCGGTGGCGTCTTCGCGGCGATCACCTACATCACGCCGATGATGACGGAGACCGCCGGTTACTCGACCTCCGCCGTCACCTGGCTGCTGGTCCTCTTCGGTCTCGGCATGGTCGGCGGCAACCTGATCGGCGGCAGGTACGCCGACCGCCGCCCCACGCTCATGCTCGCCGTGTCGCTGGGCGGCCTCGCCCTGGTCCTGGCCCTCTTCACCGTGACCTCCCACCACAAGGTCGCGGCGGCGGTCACCCTCGTCCTCATCGGCGCCTTCGGCTTCGCGACCGTGCCCCCGCTCCAGAAGCGGGTGCTCGACCAGGCGGTGGACGCCCCGACGCTGGCCTCAGCGATGAACATCGGTGCCTTCAACCTCGGCAACGCGCTCGCGGCCTGGCTCGGCGGGCTCGTCATCGGTGCCGGTCTCGGCTACACAGCCCCCAACTGGGTCGGCGCGGCGCTCGCCGCATCGGCGCTGCTCCTCGCCTTCGCCTCCAGCGCGCTGGAGCGCCGTACGACCGCACCGAGCCGCCTCGTCGCCACGCACGCCCCGGAGCAGGCAGCGGTTCCCGAACCCCGGAGCTGA
- a CDS encoding MarR family winged helix-turn-helix transcriptional regulator: MTATDPALTALSQGWIALSLLHGRIETRIERALQSGHDLSVREYSLLDVLSRQHSGPGGHLQMKQVADAVGLSQSATTRLVTRLEDRGLLTRYLCDTDRRGIYTDVTPDGLTLLSEARPTNDRALRIALDEAAENPELAPLVRAVEELKAVPA; the protein is encoded by the coding sequence ATGACAGCCACGGACCCGGCCCTGACCGCCCTCTCGCAGGGCTGGATCGCGCTGTCCCTGCTCCACGGCAGGATCGAGACCCGCATCGAACGGGCTCTGCAGAGCGGCCACGATCTGAGCGTGCGCGAGTACTCCCTGCTGGACGTGCTCAGCCGACAGCACAGCGGCCCGGGCGGACACCTGCAGATGAAGCAGGTGGCGGACGCCGTCGGACTGAGCCAGAGCGCCACGACGCGCCTGGTCACCCGCCTCGAAGACCGCGGGCTGCTGACCCGGTACCTCTGCGACACCGACCGCAGAGGCATCTACACCGACGTCACCCCCGACGGGCTCACTCTGCTCTCCGAGGCCCGCCCCACCAACGACCGCGCTCTGCGCATCGCGCTCGACGAAGCCGCCGAGAATCCCGAACTGGCCCCGCTCGTCCGAGCCGTCGAGGAACTGAAGGCCGTTCCCGCCTAG
- a CDS encoding GNAT family N-acetyltransferase, which translates to MSDLEIRRATADDLAEIVALLADDPLGAQRESPEDLAPYRAALRRLADDPNQHMMVAVREERVVGTLQLTVIPGLSRRGSTRSVIEGVRIHADERGSGLGTRLIQWAVDESRRQGCQLVQLTSDVSRTDAHRFYERLGFIASHVGFKLAL; encoded by the coding sequence ATGAGCGATCTGGAGATACGCCGCGCGACCGCTGACGATCTGGCCGAGATCGTGGCCCTGCTCGCCGACGACCCGCTGGGCGCCCAGCGCGAGTCACCGGAGGACCTCGCGCCCTATCGAGCGGCGCTCCGCCGACTGGCCGACGACCCGAATCAGCACATGATGGTCGCCGTGCGCGAGGAGCGCGTCGTCGGGACCCTGCAGCTGACCGTGATCCCGGGGCTGTCCCGGCGCGGTTCGACCCGGTCCGTGATCGAAGGTGTCCGCATCCACGCCGACGAACGGGGAAGCGGTCTCGGCACCCGGCTGATCCAGTGGGCGGTGGACGAATCACGCCGGCAGGGCTGCCAACTCGTCCAGCTCACTTCCGACGTGTCCCGCACCGACGCGCACCGCTTCTACGAGCGGCTGGGGTTCATCGCCAGCCATGTGGGCTTCAAGCTCGCCCTCTGA